The Tindallia californiensis genomic interval AATTTCTTCAAACACTTCTTCTGCACTGTCATACTGTTTTTCATAGCCTAGCCTGTTCATTATCTCCATAAAGATTACCCAGTCTGGCTTTGCTTCTCCAGGTGCATCAACAGCTTTTCTAACACGTTGAACCCTTCTTTCTGTATTGACAAAGGTTCCATCTTTTTCAGCAAAAGCGGCTGCTGGTAACACAACATCAGCAAGCTCGGCTGTTTCTGTCAGGAAAAGATCCTGAACGACCACAAATGCTTTCTTTAATGCTTTTTCAACATGATGGGTGTCCGGATCAGAAACCATTGGGTTTTCACCGAATACGTAGAGCATTTTTACTCGATCTTCTTCAATGGCTTTAACCGTATCGGTGATCGTCAGACCTGGTTTATCTGATAGCTTAACTCCCCACGCATCTTCAAATTTCTTTACAATCGTCTCATTCGTTACTGGCTGATATCCAGTAAATACATTAGGAAGCGCTCCCATATCACAAGCGCCCTGAACATTATTCTGACCACGAAGTGGATTCACGCCACCACCAGCTTTACCCAGATTACCCGTTAGCATTGCCAGGTTCGACAATGTCATAACACTTTCTGTTCCTGTCACATGCTGAGTAATTCCCATACAATAGATAATGGTAGCTGTACCTGCTTCACCATATAAGCGAGCTGCTTTTCGTATATCTTCCGCATCGACTTCGCATATTTCTGCTACGTATTCTGGTGTGTATTTTTCAACAACTTTTTTCAGTTCATCAAAACCTTCTGTTGTATTCTGAATATACGCTTTGTCTTCCAGTCCTTCTTCAAGAATAACGTTCATCATGGCATTGTGCAAAGCGACACTTGTCCCAGGTTTTATTTTCAAGAAAACGTCGGCATATTCTGCCATTTCAATTTCTCGAGGATCAGCCACTATTAATTTTTTGCCAGCTTTTATGGCACGTTTTAACTGAGCTCCGATCACCGGATGATTTTCCGTTGTATTTGATCCAGTAATAAACATGGTATCCGCCGTTTGGATATCGGCAATGCTGTTCGTCATCGCTCCGCTTCCTAATGTCGTTGCAAGACCTGCAACCGTAGAGGAATGTCAGAGGCGGGCACAATGGTCCACATTGTTGGTCCCGATAGCCGCACGCATCATTTTTGTCATCAAATAATTATCTTCTGTCAAGCCACGAGCAGAAGAAAAACCTGCAACAGCGTCTGGGCCGTCACTTTCTTTAATTTCTTTGATTTTACTTGTTATAAGGTTATATGCTTCGTCCCAGCTAGCTTCTGTAAGCTCTCCATTTTTTCGAATAAGTGGTTTTTGGAGACGGTCTGAATGACTAACAAAGTCAAAAGAAAATCTACCTTTAACACACAACAATCCTTCGTTGCAATGTCCTGTTACCGGCAATACTTCCATGATTTTGTTGTCCTTAACCAGAAGTTCCATTTGACATCCAACACCACAGTAAGAGCAGGTTGTCTGTACTTTATCCACTTCCCAGTACCTGTACTTTTCTCGTCGTTTTGGCATAAGGGCACCCACCGGACATACGGATACACAGTTTCCACAAGAAACGCATGTGGATTCTGAAATTCCTTGCTCAAAAGGAGTTCCCACATGAGTTTCAAAACCTCGATCCACAAAACAGAGTGCATCTGTGTTTTGGACCTGAGAACACATGTATACGCATTTTCCGCATAAGATGCATTTGGTCTGATCAGCTGTATAGAACTCATTCGAAACATCTTTTTCATAGCTTTTTCTTGCGCCATCATAAGAAGTTTCTTCTATATCATATTGATAACAGAGATCTTGTAAAGTACATCTACCAGCCTTTTCACAAGTAAGACAATCCAACGGATGGTTTGCAAGAATTAAGTCAAGTATCTCTCTTCTAGCTTCTACAACCGCTTCGCTTTCTGTCTGAACTATCATTCCATCTGTAGCAGGGATGCAGCATGCCGTCATCAATGAGCGGGCACCTTCCACTTCTACAACGCAAATCCGACATGATCCATGAGGCTTAAATCGGTCATCATAACAAAATGTCGGGATTTTTATTCCAATTTTTTCGGCAGCTTGAAGTATCGTAGCTCCTTGCTCTACTTCTACTTCAAAACCGTTAATAGTAAGATTTATCATCCTGATCCTCATCCTCCTTTACTTGTCAGTACCTATTTAACCTTATCCTTTTTTAATGGCATCAAACGGACAGGCTTCCAAACATGCTCCACATTTAATACATTTTTCCTGGTCAATCAAGTATACTTCTTTCCCTTTCACGCCACTGATACAATCCACAGGACATTTTGCGGCGCAAATTCCACATTTTTTGCATTTTTCCGGTATGACCAGAAACTGGAGCAAGGCTTGACAAACACCTGCCGGACATTTTTTGTCATTGACATGTGCTTCATACTCATTTCTAAAATACTTAATGGTAGACAAGACCGGATTAGGAGCTGTTTGTCCAAGTCCACATAAGGATGCACTTTTAATGGTTTTTGCCAAAGACTCTAGTTTGTCTACATCTGCAAGAGTTCCTTTTCCTTCTGTAATTTTATCCAATAACTCATGCATTCTTTTTGTTCCTTCTCGACAAGGTGTACATTTTCCACAGGACTCTTCTTCTGTAAAGTCTAAGAAAAACCGCGCTACGTCAACCATACAGTTATCTTCATCCATAACAATCATTCCACCAGAACCCATCATAGATCCTAATTGAATTAAATTGTCAAAATCAATCGGTGTATCTAAATGTGCTTCCGGAATACATCCGCCGGATGGTCCACCAGTTTGAACCGCTTTAAATGCTTTACCATTCGGAATACCTCCACCAACTTCAAAGATAGTTTCTCTCAAAGTGGTTCCCATTGGTATTTCCAGAAGTCCGGTGTTGTTTATTTTTCCTCCTAATGCAAAAACCTTGGTACCTTTTGATTTTTCTGTGCCTATACTCGCAAACCAATCGGCACCTTTTAGAATGATTTGTGGTACATTCGCAAAAGTTTCTACATTATTTAATAATGTAGGCTTATCAAAAATACCTTTGACAGCTGGGAAGGGAGGTCTTACTTTCGGCATTCCTCTTCCACCCTCAATAGATCGAATAAGTGCTGTTTCTTCACCACAAACAAAGGCTCCTGCTCCTTCACGAATCTCCATATCAAAATTAAATCCTGATTCAAAAATATCTTTTCCAAGCAAACCATTTTCTCTTGCCTGGTCTATTGCAATCTGAAGCCTTTTTACAGCAATCGGATATTCCGCTCGAACATATACAAAACCATATTCAGCTCCTACGGCATAGGCTGCAATTGCCATGGCTTCTACCAGCGTATGAGGATCTCCTTCTAGGACAGATCGATCCATAAATGCTCCCGGGTCTCCCTCGTCAGCATTACAAGCCACATACTTCGTATCGCCTTCCGCTTTTCGTGTGAAATCCCATTTTAATCCTGTTGGGAAACCACCACCACCACGACCCCTCAGTCCAGAATTCTTGATTTCTTCTACTACTTGCTCCGGAGTCATTTCAGTCAATACTTTTGCCATGGCTGCATATCCATCGTAAGCAATGTATTCTTCAAGAATCTCCGGATTAATAACTCCACAGTTTCGAAGCGCAACCCGTTGTTGTTTTTTGTAAAAGCCCATATTATTAATGCTGTCACTTGCTTCTTTTTTACCAGGCTCTTTATAGATTAATTCTTGTACAATTCTCCCCTTTACCAGGTGCTCCTCTGTAATTTTAGGAACGTCATCTAACTTCACCTGGCTATAAAAAGAACCTTCCGGATATACAATAACAATAGGCCCAGCTTCACAAAGCCCAAAACAACCAGTCTGAACAACTTTTACTTCTTTCTCTATTCCATGTTTCTCCAGCTCTTTATTAAAAAGATCTATGATCTTAAAAGCATCTGAGGAAACGCATCCAGTACCGCCACAAACCAGCACATGAGATCTGTACAACTCCATATTTTGCCCTCCTTACCATATTTATTTTAAGCTTCTTCTTTTTCAAAAATGCCAATCGTCTGACTTTTCAGCACTTTGCCATTCACCAAATGCTCCGCTACTATTTGTCTTGCTAAATCAGCTGTCAGCTTAACATAGGTTGTTTTATCATCGCCTTCATAAACTTCCAACATTGGTTCAAGCCTGCAAGCACCAATGCACCCCGTTTGAGTTACTGTAACATTTTGAAGATTTCGCTTATTAATTTCATCAATCATCGCCATCATAACCGGTCTAGCACCAGCTGCTATCCCACAGGTCGCCATTCCTACCACCACTCTGATATCACCACTACCACTTCGAAGCTTTACATCTTCCTGTGCTTTTTTACGAATAGCTTCCAATTCAGCAATCGTTTTCATGACAATCCTCCTTCATGATTAATATTTCTCCATGATTTCTTTTACATCTTCCACCACAAGTCTTCCGTATACATCTTCATTAATTGTTATAATAGGCGCCAGCCCACAAGCTCCTATACAGCGACAAGCTAAAAGACTAAATTTTCCATCCGGAGTTGTTTCACCTGATTTTATTCCAGTAAACTTCGAAATCTCATCAAGAATTGGTTGTGCATTTCGCACATAACAAGCAGTTCCCATGCAAACAGAAATCAAATAGTCACCTTTAGGTTCCAGGTTAAACTGTGAATAAAACGTAACTACTCCATATATTTCGCTCATAGGTATTTTTAAGCCTTTTGATATCTTTTGCTGTACCTCTAATGGTAAATATCCAAAGATATCCTGGGCTTTTTGAAGCACTTGTATCAAGGCTCCTTTTGTTTCTTTTTCACGGATAATCAGCTCATCCAATTTTTGAAAGTTCTCTGCTGTCATGGTTTCTTTTGGCATTTCGTTACCCTCCTTCATTATTAGCTTAAAATTCCATAATGCATGATGTTGTCAGTATAGTCTGACTTATCCACTGGCAATAATGCCAATTTTTCAATATTATATCATAAGATGAGGATTTCATGTTAAAAAATAAACAACAAATTAAAATAATCTTGTCATTTATCTTTTTTCATGTACTCTGTTAACCGTTCACTAAAGGCCTGAGCTGCATGATAACCCATCATTTTTTGTCGATGGTTTCTTGCAGCCACTTCAACCATCAAAGATAAATTCCTAGCTGGTTTTACCGGTATCACCACTTCTTCCACGTCCACATCCAGTATTTTCCGACAAGATTCATCTAACCCCAAACGATCATAGCTTTTTTGATGATCCCATTCTTCCAGGTGTACCACAAGGTCGATCCCCGTTTGATTTTTTATTGCACCAACCCCATAAAGACTTTTAACGTCTAAAATGCCAATTCCTCTGACTTCTATCATGTTTTTCGTCAAATCCGGGGCTGCTCCTACGAGGTAGTCATGTCCAATTTTTTTAACTTCTATGGTATCATCAGCTACTAGTAAATGTCCTTTTTTAACTAATTCGATAGCTGTCTCACTTTTTCCAATACCGCTCTTACCTGTAATAGCTACCCCTACACCATAAACATCCATCAAAACACCATGGATTTGTACCGTTTCGGCTAAATGAAATTCCAAATAATTCATCAGCCGGGAAATAAGTTTTGTTGTGTTCAGATGACTTCCCACTATTTTCCGCTTATGTTCACTGGCAATTTTCAGCAGTTCTACAGGCAAGCCCATGCTTCTACTAACCAGCATACAGGGAATAGGGTATGACATGATTTTATCAAACCGGCTATTTCTAAGATCTTCCGGTAAGGTTTGCAGGTAATAGTGTTCTACTTTCCCTAAGATTAATATGCGCTCATAGGCAAAATAATCGAAGTAGCCAGCAAGCTGAATACCAGGTCGAACCAGCTCGCTGGTAGTAATACAAGATTCTGACGAAACATCTGGATTTAGGTCTTCTAGCTGTTGATCTTTTATTAGTTGAGTAACTGGTATTGGCATAATGCCCCTCCTTTTTTTATCAAATCATTCCGATATTGGAGGCTCAGGAATAATAGCCAACGCAATGATATAGGCAATAATACCACCAAACCCCATGCTAAACACGGTGAAAACAACCCATATTAGACGCACTAACGTAGGGTCAATATTAAAGTATTCGGCAATACCACCACAAACGCCAGATATTTTTTTATTTGTACGGGATAAATAAAGACGTTTCATCTTTACATTACCTCCTTATAATCCTTTTAATCCTTCTAACCATTTTTGTGAAAATAATAATGCACAGCTTCAGCCTGCTTAGTGTTAATTCCTTCAACGGCTTTAATTTCGTCATAGGTTGCCTTTTTTAGATTTTGAATCCCCTTAAAATGCTCCAATAATCGGCGCCTACTTTTTTCACCAATACCCACAATGCTGTCCAACTCTGACTCTGTCAATACTTTACTTCTTCTCTGGCGATGAAATTCGATGGCAAAACGATGGACTTCATCTTGTATTTTTGATAGCAGCCGCCAGACTTCCTTGTAAGCTCTTAGATCATATTTTGTACCTTCATATAGCAAAGCACTGGTACGATGCCTATCATCCTTCACCATTCCCGCAACAGGTATAGTAACATTACATTCTTCCAACGCTCTTAAGGCAGCTGAAATCTGACCTACACCACCATCCACTAGTAATAAATCTGGAAAGTAAGCAAAGCTTGATGTATCCATTTCTTTGTTTCCGTCGGCAATTTCCTGAGCTTCGTTTAAGCCTCTTTTAAATCGCCTTTTAACAACTTCATAAATGCTCCCTGGGTCATCAGGGGTGGTAATATTTCTTATTTTAAATCTTCTATACCCACTTTTATTAGAGATTCCATCCTTAAACACTACCATAACCCCTACCGGCTCTGTTCCTGCTGTTGTTGAAATATCAATTGCTTCGATTAACATAGGTGGTTGCTGTAAATTAATCATGCCAGCTATTTCATGAAGTGCCTGAATTCTTTCAGATTCCTTTTTTTGCCTTGATTTTTCACGTTGCTCTATTAATATATTTGCATTTTTTTGAACTAGTTCAACCAGTTTTCTTTTTTCGCCACGTTGTGGTGTTTTGATAGTTGCTTTTCGACCTTTCTTTTCTGTAAGCCAATGTTCAATTAACTCTTTATCAGCAGGTTCTTCCGCCATCAATAGCTCAATAGGTATATAAGGAGCGTTGTCGTAATAAAGTTTCAAAAAAGAAGCTAAAATTTTCGAACTCTCTTCCTGCTCTTCACCTTTCAGAAAGTGATGATGTTGGTTGATAATTTTCCCATCACGAACAGAAAAAACCTGAACACAACTTTCGTGATTTCCTCGCACTAATGCAATAACATCTTGGTCTAATTCATTTCCTCGATCCATTTTTTGCTTTTCTGTCACTTTTTTAAGTGCTGTCCACTGATCTCTAAAAAGGGCTGCTTTTTCAAATTGCATTTCTTCTGCAGCCTGCCTCATTTTCTGCTCCAATTCGTTAAGTAGCTTGTTTTCTTTCCCATCCAGAAGCAGTGTTACCTGGCGGATCATTTCTTGATACTCTTCTTTATGAGTCTTTCCCTGGCAAGGTCCAAGACATTGTCTTAGGTGAAAATTTAAACAAGGTCGATCAATTTTTCCTGAATTTTGGCTGATCTTTTTATTGCATCTTTTTATTGGAAAAAGCTGCCTTATCAATTCCAACGTTTCGTTCAAAGCACCTACGTCTGTATAGGGACCAAAATACCTTGATCCATCTTTCATGATTTGCCGTGTTTTAAAGACTCGTGGAAAGAATTCTTTATTTGTGATTTTGATGTAAGGATAGCTTTTGTCATCTCTTAACAACACATTGTATTTAGGTCTATTTTCTTTGATCAGGTTACACTCAAGAATCAGCGCCTCTACTTCTGTATCTGTTATGATTGTTTCAAAATCAGTTACGTGTTGCATCATCGCCCGTACTTTTGGTGTTGCTTGTCCAGCTGTTGTAAAATACTGTCTCACTCGATTCCTTAAACTTCTAGCTTTTCCTACATAAATGGTTTCTTTTTTGTTATTTTTCATGATATAAACGCCAGGTTGCTTTGGCAAGTTATCTAATTTTTCTCTAAGCATTTCCTTTTCACCCATTTGTTTTATTCTTTCTTTATTTATTCTATCCATTTTTATTCATTTTATTCTGATGCTTACTTTTTGTATTATCAATCTACCTGCTTTCTCTTTATTGTACCTCTTTTTTATCTATAATGCCAACTTTCTTGTTGTCTGTCCGATCACTACCACCGCTAGGACTCCCTCTTCTGCGAGAGGTAGATAAACAGTGCTACGTCCCTCGATAACGCATTCTAACCTTCCGAAGGAGTTAAAACTCCACCAGAAGCTAAGCATCCTGTTTATCAGAATAATCATAAAAATTCCGGATCAGAGCCCCTGATCCGGATAGAATTCTTTTTTTATTCTTTTTTATGCTTTTCACGCTTCCTTTGGTTCAAGAAAAGCAAGGTGTCTGGTCGCTTTATCAATAACTGGAACAAAAGCATTCATGATCAGGATAGAAAAAGCAACCCCTTCTGTCGGTGGTAAAAACACCCGAAAAATCATCACCAGCACGCCAATGCACAGTCCGAAAATAACTCGTCCACTATAGGTTATAGGCGCTGTCACCCAATCTGTCGCCATAAATAAGGCCCCTATCATCAGTCCACCGGACAACAGGTGATAAAGTGGATCTTGTCCTGTTGCGAGTGCAATAACAACCACCGTCGCAAAAATAACCAGCGGCACTCTAAGCTTGATATGTTTTCGGTATTTCAGGTATGCTGCTCCCGCCATTAATGCTAATGGAGAAGATTCAGAAAGTGCTCCACCCTGAAATCCAATAAACATTTCTCCATAGCTTGGCATTTCCATCCCACTACCCAATAAGGCTAGAGGAGATGCCTGTGTTACAATTTCTACAGAACTTAAGGTTAATGCGTCAGGAGCAAATGCTGCAAAAACAGGGGTTAATAAAATCATGGATACGCGTCCAAAAAGTGCTGGATTGAAACGATTCAGACCTAGTCCGCCAGAAAGCTCTTTCGCAACACCTACCCCTATCACCGTAGCCATTACGGCCGAAAACCAGGGTGCTGTCGGCTGATATAAAAGGGCTACAAAAAGGCCTGTAAGAACAGCACTACCATCATACAAAGATGGTTTTTTTCCCATGATTTTACGGACAACTACTTCTGTCAGTGCTGCTGTCGCCATGCAAATAGCTATTAAAAATATGGCATTCGCTCCATAAAAGAAAATAGATACCAATGAAATGGGAAGCAGCGCAATCATTACGTCTCTCATCGCTGTTTCTAAAAAATAATTATCTTTAAGGTAGGGTGCCGATGATACCGGCAGTTTTCCCGCTTGACTCATAATGGATTTCCTCCTTTTCTGTTAAGCGTTTCTTTTTGCCATTTCTCTTTTTTTAACAACCGGTTTAGCTACTTTTATAAACTCTAAAATCGGCCTATTCGCCGGACAGCTAAAGACGCAAATTCCGCACTCCATACAGTCCATCATATTCCACTGCTCTAATCCTTCATAATTTTCCGTCTCGGCATACATACTCAGTTGATTTGGGTAAAGACGCATCGGGCATCTCTCCACACATTTTCCACAGCGTACGCAATTACTAAAGGGTAATTGTTCTCGTACGATTTCATTCGGTAATAACAGTACGCCGGTGCTGTTTTTAATCACAGGAGCATCCAGGGTTTCCTGCGCCTGTCCTGTCATCGGCCCACCAATAACAGCTTTATATCCTTCTACCTCTTCAATCTTACAGTGTTCAAGGATATGTCCTATCGGTGTCCCAATTTTAGTCATAAAGTTTCCTGGCTGATGCATGTCAGGACCACTCACTGTAACAATTCTTTCAATTAACGGTTTTCCATAAACAACGGCTTCATAAACAGCAATGGTAGTTCCTATATTTCGGACAATACATCCAATTTCTGCTGATCGTGCTCCTCTTTTAACATCTCTTCCGGTTACTGATTTGATCAGTATTGATTTGAATCCCTGAGGATATTTTACAGCAAGCGGAACGATTTCAAACAGTTTATTATCTTTTGTTTTCTCTTTTAGCATTTCTATTGCATCCGGTTTATTAACCTCTATCCCTATCATGCATTTTTTTGCTCCGATTACTCTTGAGATAATTTCCGCACCGGCAATCAACTCGTCAGCCCGCTCTACCATCGCTCGATGGTCACAGGTCAAAAAGGGTTCACATTCAGCACCATTTAATACTAAATAATCCACTGGCTGACGAACATTAATATTAACACTTGTCGGGAAGGACGCTCCACCCATCCCCACAATACCAGCTTCTCTGATCGCTTCAATAATCTCTTCTTTCGACATGCTTGACGGATCACGTTTTACCGTCGGCTCAAACTCCTGTTTATCCCCTTCCACATCAATGATAACGCTTTTTCCAACATCTCCGCTACAATACCAGAGAGTTTCTACTTCCCTAACCGTACCACTGACACTAGAGTGTACAGGTGCACTGATCATTTCATCCGAATCACCAATTTTCTGCCCCACTTCTACTTTGTCGCCAGCTTTCACTAGTGGCTCACAAGGTGCTCCTAAGCTCTGATGCATCGGTATAATCACCTTTTTAGGAACCGACATTTTTTGAATAGACAAGTGATCTGTATAGCTTTTATAATGCGGAACATGGACTCCCCCACTAAAAGATTTGGCCTCCATTCAATTCACCCCTTCTTTAAAGTCGACATATGGTTTTCGCTTTTTTACTTCATTCTGTCTTCTTCTTTTTTCCGTTCCAAAGCTTCAATATCATCATCTTCATCGATGCCTGGTGCGAAATGACAGTGTGGTGCCATTTTATGTTTTTCACGAACTTCTTCCGCTTTTTGACTGTATTTTCTGGAGTGCAAGAAATTAAAACCCACAACAGCTGCACCGGCTAATAAAGCTGCCGGACGCAATGGCATAGAACTCCAGAGTCGAAGCGACATGGGAATTTCCGGATTGACTGGCAGCCCATATTGCTGGGGTGTTTCATCTAACAGGTTCAATACTCTCTGACCGCCAAATTCAGATTCTCCATAAAGATTTGCATGAACATATCCTTGTTTTTTAAGATCTTCAATCCGTCTGTCTGCATAAGCAATCATTTCGTCCCGTGAGCCAAACTTAACGGCCGTCGTCGGACACACCGTACTACAAAACGGTTCCATACCTTCTTTTATTCTAGATTCACATAAAGAACATTTATCTACTACGGCATTTGGTCGGTCATAGCTGATGGCATGGTATGGACAATTTTTCGCACAATAGTTACAGCTAATACATAGCCTTTCATCGATCACCACCAGATCATCTTCGTTTTTATGGCAAGCTCTTGTAGGACAGGCCATGACACAAGATGCTTCCGTACAATGAAAACAGGCATCTTTTTTATAGACTTTCCGCATACTTCCTACAGAACTTCCTGAATAATACTGGCCACTGCTATGCTCTTTTATCTTAGTTCTAAAGATGCTAGGAGTCACATCGTAGATGCTTTTACATACGGCTGTACATGCTTCACAGCCAATACAAAGAGAATGATCCACTAGCATAGTAAGGTCTTTACGATTACTCATCTCCTATCTCCTCCTCTCTATTTTTAAGCCTTGGTCACTTTTACCGGAAAATCTGTCATACAGGCTGCAGCTCCCGGATCATGCAGTTCTTTCATTTCTTCATGTGTCATTGAAGGAATTAAATCACCATCATTAGCTCCAATTCCATAGGCAACTTTCAACTTGCGACTCCAGTGACCAAACCCATGAAAAACACAGACGCAATCATGACGAATTCCTTCTGTCAGCTTTGCTTTTAGTTGGATTTTACCAACACGTGATTCTATATTAACCAAATCTCCATCTTTAATGCCCATGTTTTCCGCTGTTTCCCGATTCATAATGGCGTTGTTTTCGCCATACAATTCCATTACCAGCGTATTGTTTTGAGATTCTGTCATTTTATGCATTGGAGGTCGATTGATCAGGTAGTTAAATGGATATTCATCGTTTGGCCCTTCTCGCCTTGGGCGCCAGTATGGTAAAGGTTCAAATCCATTTTCTTCCATTACCGTAGAGTATAGTTCGATTTTACTGGAAGGGGTATTAAACTCTTCACGTGGCTCAAAGGGTTTTTCTTCACCCCATAGTCCAGTGGGGTGATCTTTCATTTCATCCCAAGATGTACCAGCTGCCTCAAGTACGGCGTTGTTCCATGCTCCCCCCGAAGCACCTTCAAAATAATGGCCCAGCCCCATAGCTTGAGCAAGTTCAATAATAATGCTAGAAAAACCTTTTGTATCATAATCTAAGTTAACTACCGGCGTTCGAACCGCCAGTTGAGGCCATCTAGAGAAAAAGTTTCTTGTTGAAACTCCCGAAGTTTCTAACCAATGAGGCTCCGGAAGGACAACATCCGCCATCATGGCCATTTCAGATGGGTATATTTCACAAACCGCTATAAAGTCTAATTTCTTGAAAGCTTCTACCATTTTTTTTGCTTCCGGAAAAGCCAATA includes:
- a CDS encoding RnfABCDGE type electron transport complex subunit D, translating into MSQAGKLPVSSAPYLKDNYFLETAMRDVMIALLPISLVSIFFYGANAIFLIAICMATAALTEVVVRKIMGKKPSLYDGSAVLTGLFVALLYQPTAPWFSAVMATVIGVGVAKELSGGLGLNRFNPALFGRVSMILLTPVFAAFAPDALTLSSVEIVTQASPLALLGSGMEMPSYGEMFIGFQGGALSESSPLALMAGAAYLKYRKHIKLRVPLVIFATVVVIALATGQDPLYHLLSGGLMIGALFMATDWVTAPITYSGRVIFGLCIGVLVMIFRVFLPPTEGVAFSILIMNAFVPVIDKATRHLAFLEPKEA
- the rsxC gene encoding electron transport complex subunit RsxC, producing the protein MEAKSFSGGVHVPHYKSYTDHLSIQKMSVPKKVIIPMHQSLGAPCEPLVKAGDKVEVGQKIGDSDEMISAPVHSSVSGTVREVETLWYCSGDVGKSVIIDVEGDKQEFEPTVKRDPSSMSKEEIIEAIREAGIVGMGGASFPTSVNINVRQPVDYLVLNGAECEPFLTCDHRAMVERADELIAGAEIISRVIGAKKCMIGIEVNKPDAIEMLKEKTKDNKLFEIVPLAVKYPQGFKSILIKSVTGRDVKRGARSAEIGCIVRNIGTTIAVYEAVVYGKPLIERIVTVSGPDMHQPGNFMTKIGTPIGHILEHCKIEEVEGYKAVIGGPMTGQAQETLDAPVIKNSTGVLLLPNEIVREQLPFSNCVRCGKCVERCPMRLYPNQLSMYAETENYEGLEQWNMMDCMECGICVFSCPANRPILEFIKVAKPVVKKREMAKRNA
- a CDS encoding 4Fe-4S dicluster domain-containing protein, whose amino-acid sequence is MSNRKDLTMLVDHSLCIGCEACTAVCKSIYDVTPSIFRTKIKEHSSGQYYSGSSVGSMRKVYKKDACFHCTEASCVMACPTRACHKNEDDLVVIDERLCISCNYCAKNCPYHAISYDRPNAVVDKCSLCESRIKEGMEPFCSTVCPTTAVKFGSRDEMIAYADRRIEDLKKQGYVHANLYGESEFGGQRVLNLLDETPQQYGLPVNPEIPMSLRLWSSMPLRPAALLAGAAVVGFNFLHSRKYSQKAEEVREKHKMAPHCHFAPGIDEDDDIEALERKKEEDRMK